The following proteins are encoded in a genomic region of Chroogloeocystis siderophila 5.2 s.c.1:
- a CDS encoding DUF4359 domain-containing protein, which yields MKNLPIITYVGVAALAGIGITMAVTNPSLPAYEAYAVQRLTEYLKSDVCPQVPEVFGDFLQRNCSKIVDSSQAQMRLIITQATQQQNFILFSIYRTNLSVNPLLPSYQFETVGVFHNFYTYSAERQ from the coding sequence ATGAAAAATTTGCCTATTATTACCTACGTCGGAGTTGCAGCCCTCGCAGGGATAGGAATCACCATGGCTGTGACTAACCCAAGCTTGCCAGCCTACGAAGCTTATGCAGTACAGCGGCTGACAGAATATCTCAAAAGTGACGTTTGTCCGCAAGTACCAGAGGTTTTTGGTGATTTCTTACAGCGCAATTGCTCTAAAATTGTTGATTCGAGCCAAGCACAGATGCGGTTGATTATTACCCAAGCAACACAGCAGCAAAATTTTATTTTATTTAGTATTTACCGGACAAATCTATCGGTGAATCCTTTACTGCCGTCTTATCAATTTGAAACTGTGGGAGTTTTCCATAATTTTTACACTTATAGCGCCGAACGTCAGTAA
- a CDS encoding VOC family protein has product MHHASIRTADIHRAIAFYELLGFTVCDRFTTGYTLACWMEGLNGRIELIQIPQPRPAPDAFNDEHYVGYYHLSFDLSTVTSDLPSWLTALQQRFAQAQQSQPEQYQALKVLLEPTQQQIGDRCYEVAFIADADGLPLEFIRVLG; this is encoded by the coding sequence ATGCATCACGCTTCAATTCGCACTGCTGATATTCATCGCGCGATTGCCTTTTACGAACTTTTAGGGTTTACCGTGTGTGATCGCTTTACCACAGGCTATACCTTAGCTTGCTGGATGGAAGGACTCAACGGCAGAATTGAACTGATTCAAATTCCCCAACCCCGCCCCGCACCAGATGCTTTCAACGACGAGCATTATGTCGGGTACTATCACTTATCGTTTGATCTAAGTACTGTCACTAGCGATCTCCCCAGTTGGTTAACTGCGTTACAACAGCGCTTTGCCCAAGCCCAGCAGTCGCAACCCGAACAATACCAAGCTTTGAAAGTACTTCTCGAACCGACTCAACAACAAATTGGCGATCGCTGTTACGAAGTCGCCTTTATTGCCGATGCGGATGGATTACCATTAGAATTCATTCGCGTTCTCGGCTAA
- a CDS encoding TIGR02652 family protein: MINPGLQYPIFGPEIQCPHCRQTIPALTLTDTYLCPRHGAFEADPKTGELIHLQSGRHWRRWNSEWYRQHTHPDGIRFEIHEALDRLYTQGYRATRVIIARRYQELISGYLERSTPWRGQSEASKPRLYGLPVEFSPDPQEEPCWEVINFDLEKEPGVPVRYPYFRLFE, translated from the coding sequence ATGATTAACCCAGGCTTACAATACCCAATTTTTGGTCCCGAAATTCAGTGTCCTCACTGTCGCCAGACGATTCCGGCACTGACTTTGACTGATACGTATTTGTGTCCGCGTCACGGCGCGTTTGAAGCTGATCCCAAAACGGGCGAACTTATTCACCTCCAATCAGGGCGTCACTGGCGACGTTGGAATAGCGAGTGGTATCGACAGCACACCCATCCTGATGGCATTCGCTTTGAAATTCACGAGGCGCTCGATCGCCTGTACACGCAAGGATATCGCGCAACTCGCGTGATCATAGCCCGTCGCTATCAAGAACTCATTAGTGGCTATTTAGAGCGAAGTACACCCTGGCGAGGACAATCAGAAGCTTCTAAACCAAGACTCTACGGTTTACCCGTAGAATTTAGCCCCGATCCTCAAGAGGAACCATGTTGGGAAGTGATCAATTTTGACTTAGAGAAAGAGCCTGGTGTCCCTGTACGCTATCCTTATTTCCGATTGTTTGAATAG
- a CDS encoding gamma carbonic anhydrase family protein produces MSVISYWSDPDLSTAAFVAANATVVGKVTLGAGVSVWYNAVIRGDVERIEIGEYTNIQDGAILHGDPGKPTILEDYVTVGHRAVVHSAYIERGSLIGIGAVILDGVRVGAGSIIGAGAVVTKDVPPRSLVVGVPGKCIREVSETEAADLIAHAHHYQKLALVHAGKGTDLGFLP; encoded by the coding sequence GTGTCTGTTATATCCTACTGGAGCGATCCTGACCTTTCTACGGCGGCTTTTGTTGCTGCCAATGCTACCGTTGTCGGTAAAGTGACACTTGGCGCTGGGGTAAGCGTTTGGTATAACGCTGTCATTCGCGGTGATGTTGAGCGGATTGAAATTGGCGAGTATACAAATATTCAGGATGGCGCGATTCTGCATGGCGATCCTGGCAAGCCCACGATTTTAGAAGATTACGTAACTGTAGGACATCGAGCAGTTGTGCATTCAGCGTATATTGAACGCGGTAGCTTGATCGGAATAGGCGCAGTCATCTTGGATGGAGTTAGGGTGGGCGCAGGGAGTATTATTGGTGCTGGTGCTGTTGTGACTAAAGATGTTCCGCCGCGATCGCTCGTTGTTGGAGTTCCTGGCAAATGCATTCGTGAAGTTTCTGAAACTGAAGCCGCCGATTTAATCGCTCACGCTCATCACTACCAAAAGTTAGCGCTCGTTCATGCAGGTAAAGGCACTGATTTAGGATTCTTGCCGTAG
- a CDS encoding photosystem II protein Y: protein MDMRVAFVLLPVIAAASWAVFNIAPAAIKQIQAFLNKEA from the coding sequence ATCGATATGCGTGTTGCTTTTGTGTTACTTCCTGTAATTGCCGCAGCCAGTTGGGCAGTCTTCAATATTGCGCCTGCTGCTATCAAGCAAATTCAAGCTTTTTTGAACAAAGAAGCTTAG
- a CDS encoding tetratricopeptide repeat protein, protein MDNTLAIVYLAILLVLLSAAGFTIFRQIFKTRKIENALSRLQKKLNKEKGTTQEYYELASIYLDKKVYAQAISLFQKALKAAEQEAEDNIAPIYNGLGYAYFAQEQYDLAIRNYKEAIKHQPQYITALNNLGHAYERKSLTAQALQTYEQALEFEPNNSTAKRRSEKLRRRLVTS, encoded by the coding sequence ATGGATAACACTTTAGCTATTGTTTATCTGGCTATCTTACTCGTGTTATTGTCAGCAGCTGGCTTCACGATTTTCCGTCAGATCTTTAAAACCCGCAAAATTGAAAATGCGCTCTCGCGGCTCCAAAAAAAGCTCAATAAGGAAAAGGGAACAACGCAAGAATATTATGAGTTGGCAAGCATTTATTTAGACAAGAAAGTTTACGCTCAAGCAATCTCGCTGTTTCAAAAAGCACTCAAAGCAGCCGAACAAGAAGCAGAAGACAATATTGCTCCCATATATAACGGGTTAGGTTATGCTTACTTTGCTCAAGAGCAGTATGATTTAGCAATTCGTAACTACAAAGAAGCTATCAAACATCAACCTCAATACATTACCGCACTCAACAATTTAGGTCATGCTTACGAACGCAAAAGTTTAACGGCTCAAGCACTACAAACCTATGAGCAAGCGCTAGAATTTGAACCTAACAATTCCACAGCTAAGCGCAGATCGGAAAAGCTACGCAGGAGATTAGTCACTTCATAA